The following coding sequences are from one candidate division KSB1 bacterium window:
- a CDS encoding PorV/PorQ family protein yields the protein MMNARILCVVLLAAAVAVAPALAGNDNTGTSCANFLKIGVGARAAAMGGAYVASVTDYSALYWNPAGIARIPGVQVGIAYTDWVLDISHSFIGATYSLGQWGTIGASLNLLDFGEMERVTPSEPNGTGTYFGASDLALGVAYARELTDRFAVGVQFKVVRESISFSSASAIAVDAGTQFVTGFRNMRLGMSISNFGGKMTMRGTDQMVKADIDDVIGGNPLKESRLETEAWPLPLTFRMGLSLDVLRSNLATVTVNTDFVDPRDVNPYAAAGTEISWNNMVFLRGGLVYSPDGFDEEKMSKEQELNLFYKVKIAAGGGVRFSVPGTHAAFALDYAYTDLGMLDYAHRFSLVITY from the coding sequence ATGATGAATGCACGTATTCTCTGTGTGGTCTTGCTGGCAGCCGCGGTAGCGGTTGCGCCGGCTCTGGCAGGCAACGACAATACGGGCACCTCGTGCGCCAACTTTCTGAAGATCGGCGTCGGCGCCCGCGCTGCGGCGATGGGCGGAGCCTACGTAGCCTCGGTCACAGACTACTCAGCCTTGTACTGGAACCCGGCTGGTATCGCGCGCATCCCTGGGGTACAGGTAGGCATCGCCTACACCGACTGGGTGCTGGACATTAGCCACAGCTTCATCGGTGCTACCTACTCCTTGGGCCAATGGGGCACCATTGGTGCCAGCCTCAACTTGCTGGACTTTGGTGAGATGGAACGCGTCACGCCCTCGGAGCCGAACGGCACGGGAACCTACTTCGGCGCTTCCGACCTTGCTCTGGGCGTAGCCTATGCCCGCGAACTGACCGACCGCTTTGCCGTGGGCGTGCAGTTCAAGGTGGTCCGCGAATCCATCAGCTTCAGCAGCGCCAGCGCGATTGCCGTAGACGCCGGGACGCAGTTCGTGACCGGATTCCGGAATATGCGGCTGGGCATGTCCATCTCTAACTTCGGCGGCAAAATGACTATGCGGGGCACCGACCAGATGGTCAAGGCAGACATCGACGACGTCATCGGGGGGAACCCGCTTAAGGAGTCGCGGCTGGAGACGGAGGCCTGGCCCTTGCCCCTCACCTTCCGCATGGGACTGTCCTTGGATGTGTTGAGGAGTAACCTCGCCACAGTCACCGTTAACACCGACTTCGTCGACCCCAGGGACGTGAACCCCTACGCGGCCGCCGGCACGGAGATTTCCTGGAACAACATGGTCTTTTTGCGTGGCGGCTTGGTCTATAGCCCCGACGGCTTTGACGAGGAGAAGATGAGCAAGGAGCAGGAACTGAATCTTTTCTACAAGGTCAAAATAGCGGCCGGCGGCGGGGTGCGCTTCAGCGTACCGGGAACACACGCAGCCTTTGCCCTGGACTATGCCTACACTGACCTGGGCATGTTAGACTATGCGCATCGTTTCTCCCTTGTCATCACTTATTGA
- a CDS encoding TonB-dependent receptor — protein MKRSPYLVTIVGVLVLMLVVAQALWAGTTGKIAGIVKDKSTGKPLPAVNVILEGTTMGAASDAEGYYFIINVPPGKYSVRATMIGYTAVVKREVQVTVDYTTKVDFDLEPAVLEGQVVVVTAERPLIERDMTATASVTTGEQIDKMPVNTYQQVLATHPGFVESGTGLNREFNVRGGRSGELAYLIDGFYVEDPQVGGMGSDVANVGIAELAVMTGTFNAEYGEAMSGVLNIVTKEGGANYSGRVRFRTDKGVNPREITYLRKYQRIVDGQRTDWVTSDGQPISLAGTAPATPGSNKMDPRYWERVTKKLYDYDTYRLDAYVGGPIPFLGKANTFFVSGDYLDTDTYLGWTGMPYRIESRGNGKLVFKPFESLKLTIGGVVGQTQYKNYSHGYKYVPDALETNYQSNYMVNFTLTHTLSPRTFYTLRGSHFVTNYWYKGLEEEEFFVYKSKRTGKTYVGREYAKYYQLSDSLEYAGKADRTRPDEEYEFNKGWWTYQYDDAGNKVDSTWTIGGDNDFEERKNTISTVKFDVTSQATKTHQFKAGVELKQLDLRYFYVGGPYNPKPEYYHYAHKPLEGSAYLQDKMEFEDWGLVVNAGLRLDYMDTKAKYFGDPTKPTTAELKDAEKKIHLSPRLGFAHPVTDRAVLHFAYGHFYQVPDYQYLYYFENQDDPNYPYPDLSIYGIYSWVGNANLKPEKTIAYEIGLQTRLSRDIALDITVYYKDIFDYTALQRFMATPTSYWRYVNMDYANAKGVEVSLEKRFSNFFGGTLNYTYSRAEGNAADVTAHYNDWYSFSVFKTYPPKKTVTMDWDQTHTMNFVLDFGKPGNWAVNVVGNYGSGLPYTPLSSRGLRLDEPNSARRPWTMTVNVRAQKLFHLMGMELALYADVNNLFNKRNVLYVFGDTGKPDASSDWDETQDFVSRPQYLGPPRTLELGLSVGF, from the coding sequence ATGAAGCGCAGTCCGTACCTCGTGACCATTGTTGGTGTGCTTGTGCTGATGCTTGTAGTGGCCCAGGCTCTCTGGGCGGGCACCACGGGCAAAATAGCCGGCATTGTCAAGGATAAAAGCACGGGCAAGCCCTTGCCCGCGGTAAACGTCATCCTCGAAGGAACCACCATGGGGGCAGCCTCCGACGCGGAGGGCTACTACTTCATCATCAACGTGCCGCCCGGCAAATACAGTGTCAGGGCAACGATGATCGGTTACACCGCGGTGGTCAAGCGGGAAGTCCAGGTGACGGTGGACTATACAACCAAGGTGGACTTCGACTTGGAACCGGCGGTGCTGGAGGGGCAAGTGGTGGTGGTCACCGCAGAGAGGCCGCTCATCGAGCGAGACATGACCGCCACTGCCAGCGTCACTACCGGTGAGCAGATCGACAAAATGCCGGTGAACACCTATCAGCAGGTGCTCGCCACGCACCCGGGGTTCGTCGAATCGGGAACGGGCCTGAACCGCGAGTTCAACGTGCGCGGCGGGCGTTCGGGTGAACTGGCCTACCTCATCGACGGCTTCTATGTCGAAGACCCACAGGTAGGAGGCATGGGGAGCGACGTGGCCAATGTGGGCATTGCCGAATTGGCAGTGATGACCGGCACATTCAACGCCGAATATGGGGAGGCTATGTCCGGCGTCCTGAACATCGTCACCAAGGAGGGCGGTGCCAACTATTCCGGGCGGGTGCGCTTCCGCACCGACAAGGGCGTCAACCCCCGCGAAATAACCTACCTCCGCAAGTACCAACGCATCGTCGACGGTCAGCGCACCGACTGGGTTACCTCAGATGGCCAGCCCATCAGTCTGGCCGGCACGGCTCCTGCGACTCCCGGGAGCAACAAAATGGATCCCCGCTACTGGGAGAGAGTGACCAAAAAGCTTTACGACTATGACACCTACCGGCTGGATGCCTACGTGGGAGGACCGATTCCTTTCCTTGGCAAGGCCAACACGTTCTTCGTCTCCGGCGACTATCTCGACACCGATACCTACCTCGGGTGGACCGGAATGCCCTATCGAATCGAGAGCCGCGGCAACGGCAAGTTAGTCTTCAAGCCCTTCGAGAGCCTCAAACTCACCATCGGCGGTGTGGTTGGACAGACACAGTACAAGAACTACAGCCACGGCTACAAATACGTGCCCGATGCCCTGGAGACCAATTATCAGAGCAACTACATGGTCAACTTCACCCTCACGCATACCCTCAGCCCTCGCACTTTCTACACGCTCCGGGGCTCGCACTTTGTCACCAACTACTGGTACAAAGGCCTCGAAGAGGAGGAATTCTTCGTCTACAAGAGCAAGCGGACCGGCAAGACCTACGTGGGCAGAGAATATGCCAAGTACTATCAGCTCAGCGATTCTCTCGAATACGCTGGCAAGGCGGACCGCACCCGCCCGGACGAAGAGTACGAGTTCAATAAGGGGTGGTGGACCTACCAGTACGACGACGCGGGAAACAAGGTCGATAGCACCTGGACCATCGGGGGGGACAATGACTTTGAGGAGCGTAAGAACACCATCAGCACGGTCAAGTTCGACGTCACCAGCCAAGCCACCAAGACACATCAGTTCAAGGCCGGAGTGGAGCTGAAACAGCTAGACCTGCGCTACTTCTATGTTGGCGGGCCCTATAACCCCAAGCCCGAGTATTACCATTACGCGCACAAGCCGCTGGAGGGCTCTGCTTACCTGCAGGACAAGATGGAATTTGAAGATTGGGGCCTGGTGGTGAACGCCGGCCTTCGGCTGGACTACATGGACACCAAGGCCAAGTACTTCGGCGACCCCACCAAACCGACAACCGCCGAGCTCAAGGACGCAGAGAAAAAGATTCATCTCAGTCCCCGCCTTGGCTTTGCCCATCCGGTGACCGACCGGGCCGTGCTGCACTTTGCCTACGGGCACTTTTACCAAGTACCGGACTACCAGTACCTCTACTACTTCGAGAACCAGGACGACCCCAATTATCCCTACCCAGACTTGTCCATCTACGGCATCTATAGCTGGGTGGGCAACGCCAACCTCAAGCCCGAGAAGACCATCGCCTATGAGATCGGTTTGCAGACCCGCTTGAGCCGCGACATAGCCCTTGACATCACCGTCTACTACAAGGACATCTTCGACTATACCGCGCTGCAGCGTTTCATGGCCACGCCAACTTCCTATTGGCGCTATGTGAACATGGATTACGCCAATGCCAAAGGTGTGGAAGTGTCATTGGAGAAACGCTTTTCCAACTTTTTCGGCGGCACGTTGAACTACACCTACTCTCGTGCAGAAGGCAACGCAGCAGACGTCACCGCCCACTACAACGACTGGTACTCCTTCTCTGTGTTCAAGACCTATCCGCCGAAGAAGACCGTGACCATGGACTGGGATCAGACCCACACAATGAACTTCGTGTTGGACTTTGGCAAACCCGGCAATTGGGCGGTCAATGTAGTGGGCAATTACGGCAGTGGGCTGCCATACACCCCCCTAAGTTCGCGTGGCCTGCGGCTGGATGAGCCTAACAGCGCCCGGCGGCCCTGGACCATGACGGTCAACGTGCGCGCACAGAAGCTCTTCCACTTGATGGGAATGGAGTTGGCACTATACGCTGACGTCAATAATCTCTTCAACAAGCGAAATGTGCTGTACGTGTTCGGCGATACCGGCAAACCCGACGCGAGTTCTGACTGGGACGAGACGCAGGACTTTGTATCGCGTCCCCAGTATCTTGGCCCACCGCGGACCCTGGAGCTCGGGCTGAGCGTCGGTTTCTAA
- a CDS encoding DUF4921 family protein → MLERVHEAMYHVMPDGTEKQIHPFTGTEVWAIPDRRHKPITNERPKTAKKLEVHTPEDYCNFCEANYLNTPPEKSRLVRGENGYYMLERIDPQQLFATTAEFRRIPNLFEIVSVDYWKKNHDYRLSERNLAWKQRYLSSKEGLGHVLHMVDMKLSMSGRSESYLRSMSVDEKLEHADAFFGGSHDLVIYRRHYTPDAQYDSDSLSSGLLTPEEHFWYFKFTIAAMEDIYDQNRYVRYVSVYQNWLRPAGASFDHLHKQLVGLDEWGVSVERELQLAHASPNMYNEYAANFASYHNLVVAENDFAMAFVDLGHRYPTIAIYSKSQHCKPSEHTDEELRGFSDIVHAIHAAMGNQLSCNEEWYYMPRDAIIPMPWHVLIKWRVTIPAGFEGGTKIYVNPFRLKDLRDMIVPRLFEMRDKGKIAPVCIAQECEVKPNSLKYYLNGRC, encoded by the coding sequence TTGTTAGAGCGCGTACATGAAGCGATGTACCATGTGATGCCAGACGGCACGGAGAAGCAGATCCATCCGTTCACTGGCACAGAAGTGTGGGCTATACCAGACAGGCGACACAAGCCAATCACCAACGAGCGCCCCAAGACCGCAAAGAAACTTGAAGTCCATACTCCCGAAGATTATTGCAACTTTTGCGAAGCAAACTACCTCAACACCCCGCCGGAAAAAAGCCGTCTGGTGCGGGGCGAAAATGGCTACTACATGCTGGAGCGGATTGACCCTCAGCAGCTCTTTGCCACTACAGCCGAGTTTCGTCGGATTCCCAATCTTTTCGAGATTGTCAGCGTAGACTATTGGAAGAAGAACCACGATTACCGGCTCAGTGAGCGGAACCTGGCGTGGAAGCAGCGATACCTCTCCTCAAAAGAGGGCTTGGGCCACGTTCTGCACATGGTGGATATGAAGCTGAGCATGAGCGGCCGTTCGGAGAGCTACTTGCGCAGCATGTCGGTCGACGAGAAACTGGAGCACGCCGATGCGTTCTTTGGGGGCTCCCACGACCTGGTCATCTACCGCCGTCACTACACACCTGACGCGCAGTACGACTCAGACTCGCTTTCTTCGGGCCTGCTCACCCCTGAGGAACACTTCTGGTACTTCAAGTTCACCATCGCGGCCATGGAAGATATCTATGACCAGAACCGCTACGTCCGCTACGTGAGCGTGTACCAAAACTGGCTCCGCCCTGCTGGTGCTTCGTTCGACCATTTGCACAAGCAGCTAGTGGGCCTGGATGAGTGGGGCGTGTCGGTGGAGCGCGAACTCCAGCTTGCGCACGCGAGCCCCAACATGTACAACGAGTACGCAGCCAATTTTGCTTCCTACCACAATCTGGTCGTTGCCGAAAACGACTTCGCCATGGCTTTTGTCGACCTCGGGCACCGCTATCCTACCATCGCCATCTATTCCAAAAGCCAACACTGCAAGCCGAGCGAGCACACGGACGAAGAACTACGAGGCTTTAGCGACATCGTCCATGCCATCCACGCGGCCATGGGCAACCAGCTTTCCTGCAATGAGGAGTGGTACTACATGCCCCGCGATGCCATCATCCCCATGCCATGGCACGTGCTGATCAAGTGGCGTGTCACCATTCCTGCAGGGTTTGAGGGCGGTACCAAGATCTACGTTAACCCCTTCAGGTTAAAAGACCTGCGCGACATGATCGTGCCGCGCCTGTTCGAAATGCGCGACAAGGGAAAGATCGCCCCTGTGTGTATTGCCCAGGAGTGTGAAGTCAAGCCCAATTCCCTCAAGTACTACCTCAACGGGAGATGCTGA
- a CDS encoding transglutaminase domain-containing protein yields the protein MKYGCVLTVMVLPGLVLGQGPLAPFEPLIAAGEFAKAQQAMRLALANNPDMPALDRLALEFEIERLERIRKDFTTTRNEVLEQIRLYIPTATEADLVRWEEAHALESMVIDGQKWYFARAASNLFRLDKEARRIKLDYDKKHGLMKKPAYVYEEDAAAIIQASETLGTRLVKPKRFRITYTLSVHADAVPPGEVIRAWLPYPREGNRRQQQIVLESASPSNYLIADNERYLQRTIYFEQKATAGKPTVFRYTFSFTSYAEYNGIDPARVQPYDTSSALYKENTREVPPHIVFTDELRAISKQIVGNESNPYLKAKRIFAWVDQWVPWAGAREYSTIRNIPMYAYRERHGDCGMQTLLFMTLARMNGIPVHWQSGYEMMPGQESMHDWCEMYLEPYGWVLVDQSYGLKESKDERVRWFCLGNTDPYRWIVNDDFSQPLYPAKIYPRSETVDFQRGEVEWRGGNLYFDTWDYDWQVERLD from the coding sequence ATGAAATACGGATGTGTTCTTACAGTGATGGTTCTCCCGGGTCTGGTGCTGGGACAAGGTCCCTTGGCACCGTTCGAGCCGCTCATTGCCGCGGGAGAATTCGCCAAGGCGCAGCAGGCCATGCGCCTCGCCTTGGCAAACAATCCGGACATGCCGGCGCTGGACCGCCTGGCGCTGGAGTTTGAGATAGAGCGGCTGGAGCGCATTCGCAAGGATTTTACCACGACGAGGAACGAGGTCCTCGAACAAATTCGGCTCTACATCCCCACCGCGACAGAGGCAGACCTGGTTCGCTGGGAAGAGGCGCACGCACTGGAGAGCATGGTCATAGACGGGCAGAAGTGGTACTTCGCGCGGGCCGCGAGCAATCTCTTCCGCCTCGATAAGGAGGCACGCCGCATCAAACTCGACTACGACAAGAAGCACGGCTTGATGAAAAAGCCGGCCTACGTCTACGAAGAGGACGCTGCGGCCATCATCCAGGCGAGCGAGACCCTTGGCACCCGCCTGGTCAAGCCAAAGCGGTTCCGCATTACCTACACCCTGTCTGTGCATGCCGACGCGGTGCCACCGGGAGAAGTCATCCGAGCTTGGCTTCCTTATCCGCGCGAAGGCAATCGTCGTCAGCAGCAGATAGTGCTGGAATCGGCCAGTCCATCTAACTACCTCATCGCCGACAACGAGCGCTACCTGCAGCGAACCATTTATTTCGAGCAAAAGGCTACTGCCGGAAAGCCCACGGTCTTTCGCTACACCTTTTCCTTCACCTCGTACGCCGAATACAACGGCATCGACCCTGCGCGTGTGCAGCCTTATGATACCTCTTCGGCCCTGTATAAAGAAAACACGCGTGAAGTTCCACCCCACATCGTCTTTACCGATGAGCTGCGCGCCATCTCAAAGCAGATTGTGGGCAACGAGTCCAATCCTTACTTGAAGGCGAAGCGGATTTTCGCCTGGGTGGACCAGTGGGTCCCGTGGGCAGGAGCAAGGGAGTACTCCACCATTCGCAATATCCCAATGTACGCCTACCGAGAACGCCACGGCGACTGCGGCATGCAAACCCTGCTTTTCATGACCCTGGCGCGCATGAATGGCATCCCGGTGCATTGGCAGTCGGGGTACGAAATGATGCCCGGCCAGGAATCAATGCACGATTGGTGCGAAATGTACCTTGAACCATATGGCTGGGTGCTGGTGGACCAGTCATACGGTCTGAAGGAGTCCAAGGACGAGCGCGTACGTTGGTTCTGTCTTGGCAACACCGACCCCTACCGCTGGATAGTGAATGACGACTTTTCCCAGCCCCTTTATCCGGCAAAGATCTACCCCCGCAGCGAAACGGTGGACTTTCAGCGAGGCGAGGTAGAATGGCGGGGGGGCAATTTGTACTTTGACACATGGGACTATGACTGGCAAGTTGAGCGACTCGATTGA
- a CDS encoding glycosyltransferase family 39 protein yields MGGGIRLYKLGTWSCWIDELYTLDRALGPWGGDPRQPFLLLTRLSLQLFGVNAFALRFFPFLFGTLTLLGVYHLARAMFDRRVALLAVFCVTFSPWHIYLSQFGRAYAIVVFVTVWAALHFFRFLQTYRFVNLVLFLSLFAISFFLHNTAAFLLVIAVFVLLALSWLGPLKDTADARRMRLTAVLLVGVSLIFVPGFYRFVLHWHEKQLTSGYWGTTPLVFALKLAYHLTPTVAVAALLGSIQVLRKQTVKGVFLVCYLLLAPLALAFASAFRVNVSAKYTSLIIPAFAVAAACFVAHLTDQRKGKLALVGVLALVLLPSLETDYEYFGPGWGNRDRLREALRFINRHVAKEDLIIPVYLFKDPAEARFYVQGTARLQGIELDSSRILVPAREEELRDLPRAWLITIGKTIPPQQPDMYRWLASFTSLVAEFPARRGAQDNSVRVYFYPGPQNAGPLSEGKAEVPPLMKEQARKGGSRPTESPSGALSPREPKKSEPMR; encoded by the coding sequence ATGGGCGGCGGCATCCGCCTGTACAAGCTGGGCACCTGGAGCTGCTGGATTGACGAACTCTACACCCTGGACAGAGCGCTAGGCCCGTGGGGCGGCGACCCGCGGCAGCCCTTTCTCCTCCTCACGCGCCTTTCCCTTCAGCTTTTTGGCGTTAATGCCTTTGCCCTGCGCTTCTTCCCCTTCTTGTTCGGCACCCTCACCCTGCTCGGAGTGTACCATCTTGCCCGCGCCATGTTCGACAGGCGCGTTGCGCTGCTGGCCGTGTTCTGCGTCACCTTCTCGCCCTGGCACATCTACTTGTCACAATTCGGCAGAGCCTATGCCATCGTCGTCTTCGTAACAGTCTGGGCTGCACTCCACTTTTTTCGCTTCCTGCAAACCTATCGCTTCGTTAACCTGGTGCTCTTCCTCAGCCTTTTCGCCATCTCGTTCTTCCTGCACAACACCGCTGCATTTCTTCTTGTCATAGCCGTTTTCGTGCTCCTCGCGCTATCCTGGCTTGGCCCGCTGAAGGACACAGCAGACGCGCGCCGGATGCGCCTTACTGCCGTGCTCCTTGTGGGGGTAAGCCTCATCTTCGTGCCTGGCTTCTATCGTTTTGTTCTTCATTGGCACGAAAAGCAACTCACCTCAGGTTATTGGGGAACGACTCCCTTGGTCTTCGCCCTCAAACTCGCCTATCACCTCACCCCCACGGTCGCAGTGGCGGCACTGCTGGGGAGTATCCAGGTGCTACGTAAGCAGACGGTCAAAGGCGTCTTCCTGGTTTGTTATTTGCTCTTGGCGCCCTTGGCGCTGGCCTTTGCCTCCGCGTTCCGAGTCAATGTGAGCGCCAAGTATACTTCGCTCATAATTCCCGCTTTCGCGGTAGCAGCGGCATGCTTCGTGGCGCATCTGACGGACCAAAGGAAAGGTAAGCTCGCCCTTGTTGGAGTCTTAGCCCTTGTGCTCCTTCCCTCCTTGGAAACGGACTATGAATACTTTGGACCCGGCTGGGGTAACCGTGACCGTCTACGGGAGGCACTGCGCTTCATAAACCGGCATGTCGCCAAGGAGGACTTGATAATCCCGGTGTACCTGTTCAAGGATCCGGCGGAGGCACGCTTCTACGTGCAAGGCACGGCGCGGCTGCAAGGAATTGAGTTGGATAGCTCTCGGATTCTTGTACCCGCTCGTGAAGAAGAGCTGCGCGACCTACCGCGGGCCTGGCTCATTACTATTGGCAAGACCATTCCGCCGCAGCAGCCGGACATGTACCGATGGTTAGCTTCCTTTACCTCGCTGGTGGCGGAGTTTCCCGCCCGACGCGGAGCCCAAGACAATTCGGTGAGAGTCTACTTCTACCCAGGGCCGCAAAATGCGGGACCGCTATCGGAAGGAAAAGCGGAGGTACCCCCTCTCATGAAGGAGCAGGCGAGAAAAGGAGGGTCGAGGCCAACCGAGAGCCCCAGTGGCGCTCTAAGCCCACGGGAGCCCAAGAAAAGCGAACCGATGCGGTAG